Within Palaemon carinicauda isolate YSFRI2023 chromosome 14, ASM3689809v2, whole genome shotgun sequence, the genomic segment TTTTGTTAAGGTATTTAAGCCTCCACATTGAATATAATGAAGACAGAACACCGCAGACTCCCATTATTCATAAATGCAGTTATAACTTGTACAAACTTTATGGAAAGTTCTGAGCAGAATTCTTCTGTTGCTGACATATCAGAACAAGTTCCAGGAACTGGAACACATTTTACTGCGATAAATCATAAGTGCGTCATGATAGACCTATTTTTACTTAGTCTTGCGCAAATATTAATTTGCAGTGATTGGCATAATCATTTTCTCTATAGTTTGTTGCTATAATCAATTAggtaaaaaacaaattatatatggaTAAAACCTGGAAGGGTAACCAAATgagaaataaaattagaaaaagctATTAATGAATTTATTTGATAAGTAAATTATCTAATGGGTTattcacaattaaaataaaatgtacgTTAAATTTAACAGGGAAGTTTCTAGATATTCCAATTATATTTTAATAGTTTCTGAAAAtatattgcactataataaaaggtatatttttattgaatatgatTACCccataataattgttttttttttttttttttttttcaattaccatCATTGTTTTTAGTAATAGTATTTACATTCTTGTATTCGTTCATGGAAAAAAAATCTCCATAATCGATAGCGACATAAAAAGAAATGAAGATGGTTTCCAGTGAGTCACTGTAATAGCCAACTGGAATGACAGATCTTAGCATGTTAGCGATCTAAAACTTCCATTAGGCCTATGGCTCCCTGTGTAAGGTGGCCAATGAAAGCCATTTATGAAAATCACATAAAATGAAGAATGATAATTTTTTCAACCTTGGTTTGGACATTTagattttatatttagttttagaaaatggaaaaaggaaaaaatgttttaattgtgaAAGatgcctcaacgtggtgaaaggagttgtgtattgccattatcaggaaagctgtaatagtcagggtcacacatactagttggtctgctgtgagcaattagactaaagtctcccaccaccaccagactgcagtggtcagcgtggtgatgaaaactggcgaaagTGCTAAACCTGAATAACGGCATATCTGATATCATTGTCCTACAACAGACTAGAAATGGCTATTTCTATGGttgttgcagtatatatatatatatatatatatatatatcgtattgatattatatatatatatatatatatatatatatatattaccgcccaatttccataactcccatattatctaaagtttttgaacgtcttctggcaaaacgtcttaacaggtttgctgaaggtaatcatctactccctagtttgcaatttggttttcgtaaaggccttggagcatgtgatgcccttcttacaatctccaatgctgtacagaaatcccttgattgtggtcgggaagttcgtatgattggccttgattttagtgctgcctttgaccgtgttaatcatgaggcccttgttttcaaactgaaacagttgggagtgggtgggtcgtttcttagcattattattgattttttaagtaatagatctcaaagagttgttgttgatgggcaccatagtgattataggaatgtgatatccggtgttccacagggtagtgttcttggcccattacttttcatactatatacacatgacatgtggtttggccttgaaaacaagcttgttgcatatgcagatgatgctactctctttgcatcaattccatcccctgaatgtagatctagggttggtgaatcccttaatagagatttagctagaattagtgcatggtgcaaattatggggtatgaagttgaatcctaacaaaactcaaagtatgattgtaagtaggtcaaggacggtggctcctcaacatccggatctcagtattgataatgtttctttaaatatgtatgactctttcaaaattttaggtgtgattctcgacagtaaatttacttttgagaaacatataaggtctgtgtcttcttcaattgcacaaaaaataggcttattgagaaagtctttcaagattttcggtgatcaatctattctgaagaagtgttttaattctttcattctaccttgttttgagtattgttctcctgtctggtcttcagctgctgattctcatcttaatttgttggacagaaacttacggtcgattaaatttcttattcctgatctagatattaatctctggcaccgtcgttcaattagttcattatgcatgttgcataagatttttcataactctgaccatcctttacattcagatctccctggacaattctatcctgttcgtaatactaggcaggcagttaattctaatagccaggccttcttcatcacgagactcaatactacgcagtattctagaagttttattccagctgttaccaagttgtggaatgatcttcctaatcgggtggttgaatcagtagaacttcaaaagttcaaagttggagcaaatgcttttttgttgaccaggcggacatgagtctttttatagtttagttatgacatatttgtttttgatgttgttaatagtttataaatgacatgtctgttttgacgttgttacttgttttagaatgatttattgttaaattgttctcttcatttatttatttccttatttcctttcctcactgggctatttttccctgttggagcccctgggcttatagcatcttgcttttccaactagggttgtagcttggatagtaataataatatatatatatatatatatatatatatatatatgtagaaaaatatgtatttttcttttaattttactagatattaaagaaaaaatatacattatcactacggcatcagtattaaagtactttacctctgtaattacttaattagtcaattctaaaagttaacgtaaattttataaatagcttttctcgcctaatccttttaaatggttactgccgtaaacaaaccaccaattttaatgcggaaaatgttttcttggtttactgagtgacggagaaccggATAGTACCTGTCAAGGAGAGTACCTGTCAAGAAGAGTATCTGTCAAGAACTTGAACAGCAGCAGTCTACTGTAGAAGCTCCAGTCATACTTACTgtggattaatctttgaagttatttagtgaaCTATGGATCTTATTATTTGCATCACGATCATGTGTCgcacaaatatggaataattctttcaaaataccattggacccggacctgccaaaggagaacccgcctacctatctcctaaattacactataaacaaggtaagagaaaagtattttttctttgttttaaactgtccagatcttgatttttattcctgcagctttaatcgatgcttgtgtgataagtgttattacttatatttacccaaattatacgtaccttacctatacttacattacatacttatttatacttatagttactttgtttgtatttcattaatcaatttactatttaagtgtattgaattctgattgatcttattattattttgacggtttgtttactgggatagaaatatactttacattttacttgtttatttttgggctgttatttcattggggtagttgtgtccgattctgttcatacctgaaatcttaagagttcctcttgttcactatttcagatgtgtgtatactttcggattcatttaattggcctccggatgatgcagcccaagtactcactttctatccttatggttcacgtcaagtgtttgtcattcagaagtttatttttggttcgagtacatacattacaattaaactcattgtaacttatactttattatttactataccctatattaacttataaatttaatgagttaccttatcattaaacctgtataaaaacctcatttttatacatggcgaccgtgacaggatctggaAGTTGAGTGGGTGGCTGTGTTTCCCGGAGGTAGGTTTAGGGTCCATggtgataatttacataaaaattacattAAGTTACTTTTTGTGATTACTGTTTATACACTTCTGCTTGTATTAGTACTGCAAGTTATTGTTTTACTTtggtctgttgttattgttacttataTATTAGTCAAGATGACTGAACTGAAGAGATTAATAACTTCTCGGAAGTTTTTAAGAAAGTCTGTTACAGAGTCGTTTAATCAACGTGATCAGTTCATCTTACTTGAAGCTTCAGATAAGCTAGCACTTGAGTCTAAATTGACTGACAACATGGCACGTTTGAAGGATTTGGATCTTCAAATACAGGGTATTAAATGGAGTTCTGAAGAAAACGAAAGTGAACTAATGGAAGAATTGGAGgcctgtgaaaattatcaagacaAACTACGTTCGTCTTTATTTAAGCTCCAATCGCCTGTACCGACTACACCATCACCCCCTACTCCAGCTCTTCCTCTTTTGAAGAGACCAACAGCTCCTTTACCTCGATACTCTGGTCAAGAGAACGAAGATCTAACCAAATTTCTATCTCGGTTTGAGGCAGTTATAAACAGGTATGAATACTCTGACTACGAAAAGTTTTTGCTCCTAAAGCAGCAGATAACTGGAAGAGCCTTGGTTTTGATAGATTCCTTGGAGTCTCATAACCAAGGATATAGTAAAGCAAAGGAGCTCTTAGAAAAGGCACTTGCTTCTCCAGACGTTCAGAAATTCAGCACCATCAAGCAGCTATCTGAGCTAAACTTGGACAAATGTGATGACCCATTTGAATATGTATCCAAAGTTAAAGGTATAATAGAGAATGTCCGTaagttgaatatttctattgattaTATTTTGCAATACTTTGTGTGGACAGGTTTGAATGAAAAGTTCAGGGATTTACTGATAAATATTACTAACCATACATGGCCTTCAATTGAAGAGATTAGTGATAATTTCTTCACTGCCTGCACAAGATACAGTCACCATAAGAAGAAAGTGAAAGTAACAGATCATTCTGTGGATATGGCAATAAATGTGAACTTCACACCAGAGGGAACTAGTGGAGCTACTGCAAAATGTTATCCATGCTCTTTGTGTAGCACAGTCCAAGAAAAGGCTAGCCATAACATCAGAGATTGTACGAATTTTATTTCTCCTGTTTCCAAAGTCGAGAAATTGAAGAGTATCGATGGAAGTACTAGATGTGGCCTGGCATCACATTCTACTGAAAAGTGCAGATACAAATTTAGATATCGGTGTGCAAATTGCAAAggttttcattggaattacttgtgCACTCATCCAGGGGAAAATCAATCCAATGACATGGGTAAAAAGAATCTGGACCTTAACAAGAAAAAGTTCCATGAAAAAAACAAGGACAAGAAAGACACAAAGGCGAAAACTCCTGTGGAAAGATCCCAGAATAACATTACTACTATTACAGAGGCTTTGAATAACTCAAGTGAGGGAGAtacgattcttccaaccttcacgtGTAACATAGGTGGATCCAATGTGCGTTGTATGAAAGACAGTGGATGTCAATCCAAttttatatctgaaaagttggcaAGCAGATTGAATCTACCAGTCATACGAGAGTGTGTTAAACTTACTGTGAATGGTATCAATGTCCCTAGAAGTTATGACACCAAAATTGTTGAGGTGGAAATGAAATTTGACAGGGATTCAAGAGTCATTTATGCATTGTGCcttccaaatataaatattactttgaatCTTCCCAAGTTGAACAGAGTTGTGAATGGATTTCTGTCAAAAGGATATAAATTGGCAGATACAAGACTTTTGGATGGTTTAGAAGATATttctgatattcagcttatttTGGGATCAAAATCCAGCTATTGCATACCTGAGACTGAAATTGTATTCGGAGAGAAATCTATATATTCAAGAACTCCTCATGGTGTAGTTTTAAAGGGAGCAACCGAGACTATTTTACATGATCTGCCTTATTTACCATATGCCCCTGAAGTCTCGTCGTCTTCCTACATTTCGATAACTAATAGAACCCCAGACTACCTGCCTTCAGAAGAAGCTAAGTTTTATCAAACCTCTAATATAGATTTTGGCAAAATCGAGATTAGAAATGAATCATTTGTTTTggaaggagaggatgatgaagtCAGTGGGTTAGTTGATATTGAAAAGGATGTACTTGATTCTGTTTGTGACGAAGCATTGGATAGAGAGACTTCAATATACTCTGAAACTGTTGAAATACATACTCAGTTGGTCAATTACGTTTTAGAGAAAACTACAAGGAATAGTGAAGGGAGGCTGGTGATGCCATTACTCTGGAACCCTAGAGTTTCTCACCTTTTGGGACATAActtcaatatatcagagaaaatactgtcaggcttgcaaagaaaatttcaaggaaatttagaTGATACACTGAAGCAGATAAATATGGTATTTAAAGAGCAAGCAGATGCTGGTataattgagagaattgaaaatcttgataaattcaagaaggagcatccagagtccagtttcatgccttttatgggcatttttaagCCTGATCGTGAGACCACAAAATGTAGGGTTGTGTTCCTATCCAATTTGAGTGACAAAGGCAGTATGAATCACAATCAAACTATGCATGCAGGTCCCACATTAAATCAGAAACTCTCCACTTCCATTATTAATTTGAGGTTCGGAAGCAAATTATGTTGCTTTGATATAAAGAAGGCATTCAACAATATAGGTCTTGAGGAAGTCGACCAAAATcgcctttgttttttatggtttagaaatcttgaagatggagatttttcaattattggctaTAAGAATAGTAGACTTCCTTTTGGGCTTCGATGTTCACCTGCATTATTAATGCTTGGGTTATATAAGATATTGATACTGGATTCTACCAATGATTCTTTTCCATTGATGAAACTCAAGAGAACCATTTATCAGTTGtcttatatggacaactgtgcatTTACGGCAGAAACGTCAGAGTGTTTGTTGTGGATGTATACaatgttggaggatattttcaGTCCATATAAGTTTTCACTTCAGCAGTTTTTATCAAATGACATGTCATTACAGAAAGAAATTGACAAAATTCAGGAAACAGAGACTCCGACAAAAAGTAAACTGCTGGGACTTGAGTGGGATCGAATGAGTGATACATTGTCTACAAAACCCATACAACTGGatataaattcatcaacaaaaagacAAGTTTTATCTACCATAGCTTCACAGTTCGATCTTcttaatttcaatggacctatacTGAATCGAGCCAGATTGTTTCTACACAGATTGCAGTGTAGACCAGAACTAGATTGGGATGAAAAGCTTACTGCTCCTTTGATCAATGAATGGAAGAATATCTGCAAGCAGGCCAATTCTGCACCTTCTGTAGAGTTCCCACGGAATTTTGGTGCTCGTACTGACAAATATAAATTGGTTGGGTTTGCTGATAGTAGTAAGGTTCTGTTTGGCGCTGCAGTGTATCTGTATAACATAAGTACAAATAAGATCGACTTTATTTTAGCAAGAAATAAACTGGTGAGTAAACAATTGGAGTCAAAATCCATACCAAGCTTGGAATTACAAGCTCTTGCTTTAACTGTAGAAACTGTAAAGTAATTGAAGAATGAACTTTCAGGATTTGGTTGCATTGATCCTATTGAGATAGTTGGATGCGAGGTCTATTCTGACAGTTTGGTGGTACTGACCTGGCTGCAGTCTTACGCCTTGAAACTtgacaaactacaaaaaaaagCAACCCTTTATACTCAATAGATTAGAGTATATCAATAAGCTGTGTGAGGATTCTTGTATGAAATTTTCTTTTGTGTCTGGAGAAGATAGTCCAGCAGACTGCATCACCAGACCTTTATCCTTTAGGCAGCTAATTAAAACAAACTATATAACTGGTCCTAAGTTCATTACAGAGAGCGAAAGCAATGTGATCTGTAGTGACAGCACATTGTCTTTCATCATACCTGGATTATTTGAATCAAAACAAGTGCATAAAGTGGAAACAAATTGTGGTAGTGCTTGTTCACCTCCGAATGTGGGCTCGGAACATCTTTTCCCTTTTAATAGGGTTTCTAGTTTTGAGAAGGCCGTGAGAGTGCATGCGGTGGTGCTCAGGTTCTGCAGCATTTTGAAATCTAAGTTTAAAAGCAAACATCCAGCTCTAGATCATTTTGAAGTTGAAGATGAAGGTTTTAACTTTTATGATGAAGCTTGTAGGCAGATTATAATCAGGGATCAACATATTTACTTCCCAGAtgtctttgattattttcactcaaaacagaagcagttgaagaatctgcctaacattgttgcacagttgaacttgtttcttgattcggatggcatggtgagggtaaaaagtaaatgccGAAGATTGAAGGAAGTCCAACATTTTAACAAATTCAACTATCCTTTACTACTATCGAAGCACAGTATGTTGGTTCCTCTGATTATAAGGGAATTGCACGTGAAGCTCTCACATGCTGGTTGTTATCCTTTGTTGGCGGAACTTAGAAGAAACTTTTGGATTACCCATATATACTCGGCTGTGAAGAAAGTTCTGTCAAACTGCATTACTTGTAAGAGATTAAATGAGAGGGTAATCAAATTAAATCAAAGTCATTACCCAGAGTTCAGGATTAATCCTGAAAACATACCGTACAGGcagattttcattgatcatatgggtccaTTTAAAATAAAGAATGATCAAGGAAATACTGTCAAGGTATGGCTGTTATGTATTACGTGTCTGTGGTCCCGGgctattaacttgaaaatttgtaTGGATTTAACTTCAGAGGAATTTATTAGAGCATTACAACTTCATACATATGAATTTGGTATTCCTTCCCTATGTCTGTCTGATTTGGGATCGCAATTCGTTGCTGGTGCAAATCAGATCTCTAGTTTCTTGAGCGATTACGAgacaaatgcatatttacaggAACATGGAATTAAATCCTTTAAATTTGAGCAATATTACAAAGGATGTAATCAACTCGGCTCGTTAGTAGAGTCTTGTTTGAAACTAACCAAGCGCTTATTATTTGGAGCAATGCGCAATAATATTCTTCCCCTTcgggattttgattttattgttcacaaaactaaacatttggtgaacagaAGGCCAATTTCATTTAAAGTGTCTCTTAGGGACTCTTCGGGAGAGAGCATTCCAGAAATCATTACCCCAGAGATGTTGATTCATGGCAGAGAATTGGTTTCCATCAATATAATCCCTCAACTACAAGGCCCAACAGATGCCGATCCAGAATTCAATGCAGATCAGATTCCTTCATCATTACTGAAACTGCAAAATGTACGACATAATCTTATtaaaatatacaatgaagaatttgttgggaatctgatatatcaagccgtaaataaaaaagaccgatacaagcccgttcaacataaagaaCTTAAAGTTGGAGATATAGTACTTTTGAAGGAACCCTTAGCTAAACCCTGTAATTATCCAATGGGACGCATTaaggaaattgtaaaaaatataaacaatgaagttacgGCTGTGAAAGTCTTTAAAGGGAAAACTGGAGAAATATTAAAACGGCACTCTAGTTCTATAATTCCTCTTTTGTCAGTCCCAAGCGATGATGAGAAGCAAGGTGTACCAGACACTAAGAATGTTCATATTGTATCATCACGTCCTAAAAGAAAAGCAGCTATACAGGGGGCTGCCAAAATTCACCAAATTTTGGCTGAATCTGATTAGGGattttttcattactgttaatattgttttatttggattccttgggttggtttttatttttgggtaattttcgtgtaaatacatttacattacatacttttgatttcatactaaatcaaaatctctcccctggagtgtagaaaaatatgtatttttcttttaattttactagatattaaagaaaaaatatacattatcactacggcatcagtattaaagtactttacctctgtaattacttaattagtcaattctaaaagttaacgtaaattttataaatagcttttctcgcctaatccttttaaatggttactgccgtaaacaaaccaccaattttaatgcggaaaatgttttcttggtttactgagtgacggagaaccggATAGTACCTGTCAAGGAGAGTACCTGTCAAGAAGAGTATCTGTCAAGAACTTGAACAGCAGCAGTCGACTGTAGAAGCTCCAGTCATACTTACTgtggattaatctttgaagttatttagtgaaCTATGGATCTTATTATTTGCATCACGATCATGTGTCgcacaaatatggaataattctttcaaaataccattggacccggacctgccaaaggagaacccgcctacctatctcctaaattacactataaacaaggtaagagaaaagtatttttctttgttttaaactgtccagatcttgatttttattcctgcagctttaatcgatgcttgtgtgataagtgttattacttatatttacccaaattatacgtaccttacctatacttacattacatacttatttatacttatagttactttgtttgtatttcattaatcaatttactatttaagtgtattgaatttgattgatcttattattattttgacggtttgtttactgggatagaaatatactttacattttacttgtttatttttgggctgttatttcattggggtagttgtgtccgattctgttcatacctgaaatcttaagatttcctcttcttcactatttcagatgtgtgtatactttcggattcatttaattggcctccggatgatgcagcccaagtactcactttctatccttatggttcacgtcaagtgtttgtcattcagaagtttatttttggttcgagtacatacattacaattaaactcattgtaacttatactttattatttactataccctatattaacttataaatttaatgagttaccttatcattaaatctgtataaaaacctcatttttatacaatatatatatatatatatatatatatat encodes:
- the LOC137653219 gene encoding uncharacterized protein, coding for MKFSFVSGEDSPADCITRPLSFRQLIKTNYITGPKFITESESNVICSDSTLSFIIPGLFESKQVHKVETNCGSACSPPNVGSEHLFPFNRVSSFEKAVRVHAVVLRFCSILKSKFKSKHPALDHFEVEDEGFNFYDEACRQIIIRDQHIYFPDVFDYFHSKQKQLKNLPNIVAQLNLFLDSDGMVRVKSKCRRLKEVQHFNKFNYPLLLSKHSMLVPLIIRELHVKLSHAGCYPLLAELRRNFWITHIYSAVKKVLSNCITCKRLNERVIKLNQSHYPEFRINPENIPYRQIFIDHMGPFKIKNDQGNTVKVWLLCITCLWSRAINLKICMDLTSEEFIRALQLHTYEFGIPSLCLSDLGSQFVAGANQISSFLSDYETNAYLQEHGIKSFKFEQYYKGCNQLGSLVESCLKLTKRLLFGAMRNNILPLRDFDFIVHKTKHLVNRRPISFKVSLRDSSGESIPEIITPEMLIHGRELVSINIIPQLQGPTDADPEFNADQIPSSLLKLQNVRHNLIKIYNEEFVGNLIYQAVNKKDRYKPVQHKELKVGDIVLLKEPLAKPCNYPMGRIKEIVKNINNEVTAVKVFKGKTGEILKRHSSSIIPLLSVPSDDEKQGVPDTKNVHIVSSRPKRKAAIQGAAKIHQILAESD
- the LOC137653828 gene encoding uncharacterized protein, with the protein product MTELKRLITSRKFLRKSVTESFNQRDQFILLEASDKLALESKLTDNMARLKDLDLQIQGIKWSSEENESELMEELEACENYQDKLRSSLFKLQSPVPTTPSPPTPALPLLKRPTAPLPRYSGQENEDLTKFLSRFEAVINRYEYSDYEKFLLLKQQITGRALVLIDSLESHNQGYSKAKELLEKALASPDVQKFSTIKQLSELNLDKCDDPFEYVSKVKGIIENVRKLNISIDYILQYFVWTGLNEKFRDLLINITNHTWPSIEEISDNFFTACTRYSHHKKKVKVTDHSVDMAINVNFTPEGTSGATAKCYPCSLCSTVQEKASHNIRDCTNFISPVSKVEKLKSIDGSTRCGLASHSTEKCRYKFRYRCANCKGFHWNYLCTHPGENQSNDMGKKNLDLNKKKFHEKNKDKKDTKAKTPVERSQNNITTITEALNNSSEGDTILPTFTCNIGGSNVRCMKDSGCQSNFISEKLASRLNLPVIRECVKLTVNGINVPRSYDTKIVEVEMKFDRDSRVIYALCLPNINITLNLPKLNRVVNGFLSKGYKLADTRLLDGLEDISDIQLILGSKSSYCIPETEIVFGEKSIYSRTPHGVVLKGATETILHDLPYLPYAPEVSSSSYISITNRTPDYLPSEEAKFYQTSNIDFGKIEIRNESFVLEGEDDEVSGLVDIEKDVLDSVCDEALDRETSIYSETVEIHTQLVNYVLEKTTRNSEGRLVMPLLWNPRVSHLLGHNFNISEKILSGLQRKFQGNLDDTLKQINMVFKEQADAGIIERIENLDKFKKEHPESSFMPFMGIFKPDRETTKCRVVFLSNLSDKGSMNHNQTMHAGPTLNQKLSTSIINLRFGSKLCCFDIKKAFNNIGLEEVDQNRLCFLWFRNLEDGDFSIIGYKNSRLPFGLRCSPALLMLGLYKILILDSTNDSFPLMKLKRTIYQLSYMDNCAFTAETSECLLWMYTMLEDIFSPYKFSLQQFLSNDMSLQKEIDKIQETETPTKSKLLGLEWDRMSDTLSTKPIQLDINSSTKRQVLSTIASQFDLLNFNGPILNRARLFLHRLQCRPELDWDEKLTAPLINEWKNICKQANSAPSVEFPRNFGARTDKYKLVGFADSSKVLFGAAVYLYNISTNKIDFILARNKLVSKQLESKSIPSLELQALALTVETVK